Genomic window (Oryza sativa Japonica Group chromosome 3, ASM3414082v1):
CGTTCTGATTTGTGTTGTGTTGTGTGGTCAGGCCCTCTCACCAGCGCCGACCTGATGGGCGTCAGCGGGGAGGGGCTCAAGGTTGCCTACCAGGTGCTCGACGAAACGCGCGTGTTTTATGCAGTCCCGTTTCGTATCAGTCTCCGTGCGGCCGTGGCTGGTTGTGCGTGGGTGACTGTGTTTCTGTCTGTTCATCTAAACGTTGTTCTGTTCTGATGATGAATATCTCAGGGTTGCCCTGGAGCGTACAGCGAGGCGGCAGCGAAGAAGGCGTACCCAAATTGCCAGACTGTGCCCTGTGAGCACTTCGATACTGCATTCAAGGTATTGCAGTGGAAAACATTGCACCTTGTGTGCTGTTTATGTATGCTGTAGATGCAGCATTGAAGATGATACACGTACAAAAAAATGTCTACAAACATATTAGAAAACGGATGTGCACATTGTGATTATATCTTGATTTTTCATAACTAACCACTAATTATATCCATCGGTTGAAATCTTTGTTAGTTAGAGTTTAGTAAAGATTCTTTAGTATGTATAACACTACTATGCTTATTTATCACATTGTTATGCAAAGGAACAATCCTTTGTTTGTCCTTAAAAGTTTTTTAGACAGTGTTCAGTGCTACTTGGCATGTCAAGTTCTGGAAATAGGCATGTAAGGGTCCTTACATAATGACCAGATATTAATAAGTTGTTGTGtaacaaaatattattttctaaaaatagtATTTGGTGGACACTTGGACAGGCATGTATCAAAGACTGAGTAATGTTATGAACATTATGTGTTCTTGTTTCCCTTTTACCTTATGTACATTGAAGTTTGTGAATTATGTACTCCATAAATGTTACTTGTGTGGAGTATTTGATTTAATTAGCTGATTTTCCCAGCCAAGTTTGACATTTTATTTTAGTTCTGTTTTGCAAACAAACCAAAGAAGTCCATATTTGAGGTGCTTGATTTCATATTCTATTAGCACAAATTGATCTTGAGATCTCTGTCCCTATGTTAGACAGAGGATTTGAGAGATCACCTATTCGTTCTAAGCTTTTAAACTTTTGGATCCACCAAATGAAGGgcttgttttaactttttatgaGAATTTCTATCATATTTATTATACTTTTATCTATCAACTGTAAATCACCTGCAGTCAAATTTTATTGTACACAAGCAAATAGACATAATGTGCGTTGATGCCCCTTATTGCTTTTACAGGCTGTTGAAAACTGGTTAGCTGACAGGGCAGTATTGCCACTTGAGAATTCATTGGGTGGTAGCATACATAGGAACTTTGACCTTTTACTTCGTCATAGATTGCACATTGTTGGAGAGGTCCGTCTTGCTGTTCGTCATTGCCTGTTAGCCAATCCCGGTGTCAAGATTGAAAACTTGAAAAGTGCAATGAGCCATCCCCAGGTCAAACTCTTGCACAAGATGGCCtaaatattctttattttttggtGTACTAAACATGCAGACATATTATTTTAATTCTCAGGCTCTTGCACAATGTGAGCACACATTGACAGAGTTCGGAATTGAACATAGAGAAGCTGTTGATGATACTGCTGGTGCAGCAAAGGTACAGTGGTTCTCCATTCTACCCCTATGCTTTGATTTGTCTAGCTCAATCATTTTGAGTTTTATTCTTTTGTGGATAGGATTTAAAGGATCCGTTTAGTGCATTCCCTAGCATTAATCATGACATGATCCTTCTTTCCTAGACTGTAGCAGAACAAAATCTCCAAGATACCGGTGCGATTGCCAGTTCACTGGCAGCTGAACTTTATGGACTGAATGTTCTTGCTGAAAATATTCAGGTATTGTGATTTCATCCTAATCTGGAAGAAATTGTTCCACTGTTTTCTTAACATTAGCTTGTTTATTCCCCTAGGATGACAAAGATAATGTTACCCGTTTTATGATGCTGGCTCGAGAACCAATTATACCTCGCACCGATAAACCATTCAAGGTACATATTACAGTGAAAACTCTTTTCCATACTCCTAGTTGTCCATTCCCTCACAAAAGGGGAAGTTAGCCTGCTTGATTTCTATGGTCATTTGATTTTCAGACTAGCATAGTCTTTTCACTTGAAGAAGGACCTGGGCAACTCTTTAAGGCACTTGGGGTGTTTGCACTGAGGGAAATCAACCTAACCAAGGTATGTCAGATAGCCTTTCTTTGTAACTTGCATGCAGCATGCGTTCTGTAGAGATAATTTACTGTCAGTGTGTTTTCCTTGATGAATGGCTGCAGATAGAAAGCCGCCCACACAAGAAAAGGCCTCTTCGTATAACTGACGACAGCTTTTCCACACCGTCAAAGTTAGATAACAACCCAATGATTGctatacttgtcgttttggtttccttaagttttttttttccagaccTAAGAAAAAAACTGAGAACTGCTTTGTGTTGTTTATATCTTCTTAACCCTTTTGATCCTGGTTTGAACCAGGCAGTTTGACTACCTCTTCTATATGGACCTTGAGGCATCAATGGCTGATCCAAAAACTCAGAATGCTCTTGGAAATTTGAAGGTGCAATTTCTTCATTCGCATGACCTTGTGTCAAGCAAACAGTGTGACTCATCTTGTTTTATTTACAGGAGTTTGCAACCTTTTTAAGAGTCCTTGGAAGCTATCCTACAGATGTAAATGAAGCTTAAATAGCAAGCACCTTCTGCATATCACATGCTAGTAAGTAATGACTATGCATATCTGCCTTTTGCTATCTACTCCGTATTGTTTGCTGTAGAAAATACCAACCCTTTTAATTCGAGTGTAAAAGGCACTCCTTCAGTCCCAAAATACAACAACTTCTAGCTTTCAAAATTTGTCCCAGAATATAGAAACTTCTCCACCTATattctcctctcaaccaatcacaaccttcccACATTTAATTCCACCTACTTTATGAAAACCCATGTCCAACCCTAAAACTCCTTATATTCTAGGACCGAGGTAGTAGGAAACATGCAACACTTTGGACCTATTTGGATGGGGTTTGTTTAGGACAAGTTGCTGGTAAAATGCACCAGCAGATTGTCCCCATGGGCTTGCTTACTTTGGTCTGAGTAGAGCTAGATTATTTGAACTCCTAGGCAGAGGCTAACTAAGGGAATCTAAGATTCTAAGGTAAGTCAGATGTGGTTATCATTAATCTTCTTATTTTGCATgtcatgaagaaaagaaaaacgtgTCATAGATTAAACGAGAGGAACTGGAATTCTCAAATTTGAGTCGAGTTTAAAGTTTTATTACCAAATAAGTGTTATGACCAGTGTGTTAATGTCTGTAATCTTGGACGATGTTGTCCATTTGCTAAGTTTGGCTTTTGGAGGTGGTATCCAACAAATTCAGGAGTGTTTGGGTATTCTGAATATGCGAGAAATGGTACTACTAGATGTCATGAACTCATGATGGTTGGATgaccattaaaaaaaagatgaaacaACTTACCTAATATTTTTTAGTGGCAACTTGTGGGCATTCAAAGATGTGATGTCACACATCTAATTTTCCATTATAAATACAATTCTTATTTTTAAATCTATGTATACAAAATAATCGTATCTATGGAAACAGGAGCTAAGATTTGAGTATCAAATCCAATTCGACTTTTAGAGTCTAACTCCGTGGAAAATTCGCTAGTCATAATTCATAAATAAGCTGACATTGTTTGTTGAGGGAACTGATTTGATTTGTCTGTAATGCAGGATTACCAGGGATGGATTGAGCGTGGGCTGTCAATTTCACAGCGAGTTGGGAAGTCATCAATAATTTCTAGACTGATGCTAATTTGAAGAGCAATAAAGCATATCCATGTATTATCGGCAAGGAAGCTGCATGTGACTTGGTTAGAAGATGGAAAAGAACAAAATAGTGGGTTTTACGTTTTACTAAGAGCTTTATAGTGATATACTTACCACCATCCATGCCCTATAGTCCTTATGTTGTAACTTATGTTCTTCTAAGCAATCATGTTCAACAGAGGTAGAGCTCAAAGGGTTGAATGTTTGGTAGGTGCCGGTGGTTATAGGTAGTGGTGTAGAACAATTTCGCTCGTTCCCAGGGGATGCGCTGGTCAAACCCTTCAGTCGGCTTGCCACCCAACTGTTGTATTTTCTTGTCCTGTATGTGCTCATGGACTCTTAGTCGTGAGCTCGTAGCAGATAGTTCAATCATGTTTCCCTCGTGCCAACATGGCACAGTACCTCAAAATTATTTGCTGTGTCTTTGAAATTCTTATGGCGGTATTGGAAGGACAAATGTGGGGGTTCGGTTTGTACTGGTTTGGCCAAACCTAAGCCAAACTTTCTGCCTAAGGCAGAAAATTTGCAGTCCTTTGTTACATTTTACTTCGGATTGGCAGGTCAACGAGTTGCATTTTTGTAGTAAGCTACTTGGTTAATTGCTGAGTTGTTTAACTGTATACTAGTCGTATTTTCCAGGACGAATATGCTTGTTAATcaatatactctctctctctctctctctctctctctctctctggacaAGTGGTGAGTAGGTGATATTCTCTCTCTGGCTGCGCTGGAAGAAACATTCCAGCTGCCAGGGCATGTGCTTCCGGACTAACACGATTCTGCACTGGGATCTTTGTTATTTCATCCAAGTTGCCAAAAAATATCTCAGGAATTACCAATTCCCTATGGTTGCATGTTTTCAGAGGCGATCTTTGCAGCTCCGGAGCTACACTGCCATCAGATGCGACTGATAACTGTCACAAGCAACTTGCCATTTTAGTACTGCTGGGTCTTAACCCTTCCGGCCCTGTTAGGAATGGAGTAGTTCTCCTGAAATTTCATATTCCCACTCTCAAAATATGTTCATTTTTAATCCATCTCATATACTaccaatacaaaataaaaagaacTAAAATACATTTACTTtattaaattccaatataactATTCTCCACTTTATCTATTCTCaacgcaagtttttttttactctcaCCAACTCCGATGGAAtgataacaaaaaaataaacttattttgggacaaggcAGATGAGCCAAAATTGAACTTAGTATGGGACGGTAGGAAATTAATAATTTTGTACTGAATTATCGTAGACTTCATATGTTCGAAATAAGTACTCCCTTTTATAAACACAAGTCAACATGACAAGATTTggtaaatacttcctccgtactaTAAAAACCAACTTCACGTTACGTCCAGGTTCGTAActagaagttgatttttatgggacaaagggagtagtgTTGTAACGGGATGAAATCTGATGAAGATGGTTTATTTTATCTCTCTTCTCCATTATTTATCTCTGGACGGATCGGGCGAACATGGTTGAAAAATTTCTCTTCTCCCATATATACCTCTTCTCTCGGTTGGTTTTTTCTAACCGTTTTTTAGCGGTTTTTAGTGGAATAGGGTGAAAAGCAAAGGAGAATGATTATGTATTACTACATCCGTCtccaaatataacaacttttagctatgaatctgaacacaGTTGTTGAGATTTATAGCtacaaatgcttatattttaagacaggGGGAGTAACATGGTAGagatattttcttttgctatttgTTTCCAGTGAACTCTCGTTCCCTGCTTGTTCTCTgtaaactctctctctctctctcgccgattttgaagaaagaaaaaagaaacaaaaacatgGTCAATGGTTCGTTGGCTCATCTCGACGCCACTAATCACACACTCACACGTGACTTGAGTTCGGATCGCGTGAAACGGTCTCCCTCGCCGTCGACCGATGCAGCCCATTCGCGTGCAGTTTCTGCGATCGTCTTCATTTCTGAGAACCGTACACCGCACTGCAAAAGCCTGCACCTTTTTCTACCTTCCTTTGCGCTACTGCGTTTTTAGTCAAGCCGATTCCATGATTCCATTTGCACACTACAAAAATCGTCTAATTATATCATCAGCCGCGCCATGGGAGTATGGGGGACGAGGTCACGAGGAAGAGAAGCGCGATTCCCTCCCTGCGGGAGCATCCGGAATATGCCAATCTCTCTCACCTGCTTTTCGCCTGCGAGGCTCGCCGCTTTTCTGCTGGCAAAAAGCGAACCGATCTCATCTCTCGTCTCGAGACCGGTTTTCTCCTCGCTTTCCACCCCCCCTGATCATCTACAGTTCAGCTGTACATTTCGTGGTTTGGTACGGAGAGTCTGTCGCTGGTGACGACCGCGCCAACGCAGAAATTTACAGGTGACTGCTACTACTAGCCACCACTACTAGTACCACGAAGCACAAATATCCGGGACACGTCACGTCGCTGTTTGATAACGTTAACACGAGGGCTTCGTCTGTGCTGGAAGCGGCTCGCTCACGCGCTCTACCAAACGCAAACGGGGCACGCGGCGACCGCTTCGCCGCCACAACCAGGTAGTAGTGTGCTCGCCATCGCTATCGGGGTGGCAATTTGCTTTGCTCCATCGGTGGAGCAAGCGACCGAGTCCGCACCGCAGGGGCCACGAATTAGGCAGGCAATCACTCGATCGGTTTTTGCCGCGGGCGCACGTCCACCATGGCGAAGTTTAGGTAGGAGTAATTGGGGACTTGGGgggttttggtgttttttgtcATGCTCTGCTGCCGAACATAATAAGGTCATCGCCAACTGGGGTTTGCTGCCAAACTTCTGACCTGTTGATCCAGTACCGGCGGTAGGATTGGTAGTGATCACTGAGAGGCTAAGCTATACCGTTGGTGGTGCAGTACGACCAAGCACACTAGTACTATCGTGAGGCATATATACCTTTGCTACGATTACAATGGGGTTTTGCTACGATTACAATGGGGTTGCAAGGAGAAAGTGGATTTCGACCAGATCGTATGTGTTTTGAGGGGGGAAAAGAGCTAGGTTTTGGTCCTCGAAACTTTagcttaaaagaaaaactaaatgaAGATATAAGTATATAACATTACTTAAAGATAGGTATACAGCTTAGCTATAAAGAATAATCCTTTTAGTTTAGAT
Coding sequences:
- the LOC4332477 gene encoding arogenate dehydratase 2, which produces MDSTACLRLPFLPARTRPSSSSSSSPRRAARASSIKCCTAASDAGASSASISSASPRRPDVVNGVGPAGVDGLAGPPVPVPDSPAPASRDLHWLPRPLTSADLMGVSGEGLKVAYQGCPGAYSEAAAKKAYPNCQTVPCEHFDTAFKAVENWLADRAVLPLENSLGGSIHRNFDLLLRHRLHIVGEVRLAVRHCLLANPGVKIENLKSAMSHPQALAQCEHTLTEFGIEHREAVDDTAGAAKTVAEQNLQDTGAIASSLAAELYGLNVLAENIQDDKDNVTRFMMLAREPIIPRTDKPFKTSIVFSLEEGPGQLFKALGVFALREINLTKIESRPHKKRPLRITDDSFSTPSKQFDYLFYMDLEASMADPKTQNALGNLKEFATFLRVLGSYPTDVNEA